One genomic window of Cydia fagiglandana chromosome 20, ilCydFagi1.1, whole genome shotgun sequence includes the following:
- the LOC134674491 gene encoding protein adenylyltransferase SelO-like, with translation MKRAFCVFAALLNDSSVRAVSKMKLMSNFKEWKFKYPPNYAELPIDENPAYNEPVAVKNAVFSKVPTEPLTGNIRLVCASEDALKDLFDLDPSVAESEDFINFVAGKYQPPGGLSVSHRYGGYQFGFWADQLGDGRAHVLGEYVNSKGESWQPQLKGSGETPYSRFGDGRAVLRSSVREMLASEAMYGLGVPTTRAAALVVSDDHMVWRDKTYSGRAKQERAAIVMRVCPAWYRLGSFEILDKRKEPDTMKTLFEFIIKHHFPSIDSEDEDRFVKFYTEVAHKNLDMVAAWQGVGFTHGVLNTDNVSILGVTIDYGPYGFIDHYYGSYVPNTSDDLGRYAFDRQPQILLWNLEKFALALEPILPEDQKQKIKEFEATLEDYVKRKVLSTYLLKLGLKEIQDGDGALIEDFLNLMQDTMADFTCTFRQLAEVDLGDLEDVSKLETKWSLKKIREAKGWGKWVERYRQRVEKENVSEEERRSRMSAVNPAYVPRNWMMQEAIADAENNDFTKVRFLLELFRRPFEVNAEAEKLGYSSQPPSWSYGLKLSCSS, from the exons ATGAAGCGGGCGTTTTGCGTGTTCGCCGCTCTCCTTAACGATAGCAGTGTGCGAGCGGTTTCTAAGATGAAATTGATGAGTAACTTTAAGGAGTGGAAGTTTAAATATCCACCGAATTATGCGGAGCTTCCTATTGATGAAAACCCGGCGTACAACGAGCCCGTAGCTGTTAAGAATGCTGTGTTTTCTAAG GTACCAACTGAGCCGTTAACAGGCAACATCCGCCTAGTCTGCGCATCGGAGGATGCCCTGAAAGACCTGTTTGATCTGGATCCCAGTGTGGCGGAGTCCGAGGACTTTATCAACTTTGTCGCTGGGAAGTACCAGCCGCCGGGAGGACTGAGTGTTAGCCATAG GTATGGGGGTTaccaatttggcttctgggCCGATCAATTGGGTGACGGCAGAGCCCACGTTCTTGGTGAATATGTTAACAG caaGGGTGAAAGCTGGCAACCCCAGCTAAAGGGATCCGGTGAGACCCCGTACTCGCGCTTCGGCGACGGCCGCGCTGTGCTTCGCTCGAGTGTCCGCGAGATGCTAGCCTCAGAGGCTATGTACGGTCTTGGCGTGCCCACTACCCGAGCCGCCGCTTTGGTGG TGAGTGACGACCACATGGTATGGCGCGACAAGACGTACTCCGGACGAGCGAAGCAAGAGCGAGCGGCTATAGTGATGCGAGTGTGCCCTGCCTGGTACAGACTTGGCTCTTTTGAGATACTCGATAAGAGGAAGGAGCCTGACACTATGAAGACACTTTTCGAGTTCATTATAAAG CACCATTTCCCCTCAATAGATAGTGAGGATGAAGACAGATTCGTCAAGTTCTACACAGAGGTCGCTCACAAGAATTTAGACATGGTGGCGGCTTGGCAAG GTGTGGGCTTTACACACGGCGTCCTAAACACAGACAATGTGAGCATCTTAGGCGTGACCATAGACTACGGTCCGTATGGGTTCATAGACCACTACTACGGGAGCTACGTGCCTAACACATCTGACGACCTCGGCCGCTATGCTTTTGACAGACAACCTCAG ATCCTGTTGTGGAACTTGGAAAAATTCGCTCTCGCGTTGGAACCCATCCTTCCAGAGGATCAGAAGCAGAAGATTAAAGAATTTGAAGCCACATTAGAAGACTATGTCAAGAGGAAAGTGct GTCCACATACCTTCTGAAACTGGGTCTGAAAGAAATTCAAGATGGCGACGGAGCTCTGATAGAGGACTTCCTCAATCTGATGCAGGATACCATGGCGGATTTCACCTGCACATTTCGACAGTTAGCTGAG GTCGACCTGGGGGATTTAGAGGACGTGTCTAAGCTGGAAACCAAGTGGTCCCTCAAAAAGATTAGAGAAGCCAAAGGGTGGGGCAAGTGGGTGGAGAGGTACAGGCAGAGGGTCGAGAAAGAAAATG tttcagaGGAGGAACGCCGCTCGCGCATGTCAGCCGTCAACCCGGCGTACGTGCCGCGCAACTGGATGATGCAGGAAGCCATCGCAGACGCAGAAAACAACGACTTCACGAAG GTGCGATTTCTGCTGGAGCTGTTCAGAAGACCATTCGAGGTGAACGCGGAGGCCGAGAAGCTGGGATACTCTTCCCAACCTCCCAGCTGGTCCTACGGACTCAAGCTGAGCTGCTCTAGCTAA
- the LOC134674466 gene encoding cytochrome P450 6B2-like — protein sequence MGQRHLTKYRLFQTPVYTTFRIMATDIIITHITLKTIPLSRSNAHKMITTILLASLILLVSYLYYVTTKKFNYWKKRGVPYAKPVPLLGNYAGYILTKEYIGSEVQKLCEKFPNEPYFGAFYGTEPVLIPQDPEIIKLILTKDYAYFSGREITDYYHSETITENLFFSGGDRWKVLKQNLSPLFSIKKMRNMFHLIEKCSKMLEDMMDYELAETEVAEVRSLMTRYTLDAICSVSFGVDTNLMEKDCTNKNNPFRIMGDMIFEISTYRALKATARAIWPGVFYGLGFENFPSEIKSFFSKLVNGICEERQHKPTSRNDFIDLILAMKTDGKLTFAGDNIWGDKKIELEVDDDLVVALVVGFFAAGFETSSTSLSMCLYELAKNEEAQAKAHEEIDEYLKKTDGKITYESITEMPYLMACMEETIRLYPVLGVITREVMADYTMPTGVVLEKGCRVHLPIYHLNRNPEWFEDPESFRPERLQGKVRPYTFMPFGEGQRICIGYLLAKMQVISGLISVLRKYRVSLADGTPLKLKMEPKATVTQPTGGVKLRFTKREKLELAM from the exons ATGGGTCAACGACATTTAACCAAATACAGGCTATTTCAAACACCAGTCTATACAACTTTTAGAATCATGGCCACCGACATCATAATAACACACATAACACTTAAAACGATACCGCTCAGTCGCTCGAACGCACACAAAATGATCACTACGATACTACTCGCGTCTCTCATTTTACTAGTTTCCTATTTATACTATGTGACAACTAAGAAATTTAACTATTGGAAGAAAAGGGGAGTTCCATACGCAAAGCCTGTTCCTTTACTCGGGAATTATGCAGGTTATATATTGACCAAGGAATACATAGGCTCGGAGGTACAGAAATTATGCGAGAAATTCCCAAATGAACCTTATTTTGGAGCATTTTATGGAACGGAACCAGTTTTGATACCACAGGACCCTGAAATTATCAAGCTGATTTTGACGAAAGACTACGCTTATTTTAGTGGCAGAGAAATCACAGACTATTACCACAGTGAAACTATTACGGAGAATCTTTTCTTCTCAGGCGGGGACAGATGGAAAGTTTTAAAGCAGAATCTCTCTCCGTTATTCTCCATAAAGAAAATGAGGAACATGTTCCATCTGATAGAGAAATGTTCTAAAATGCTGGAAGACATGATGGATTACGAATTAGCAGAGACAGAGGTGGCAGAAGTACGTTCTTTAATGACAAGATATACTTTGGATGCCATATGTTCTGTATCTTTTGGCGTTGACACAAACCTCATGGAGAAAGACTGTACTAACAAAAACAATCCTTTTAGGATCATGGGTGATATGATCTTCGAGATATCTACATACAGAGCTTTAAAAGCAACCGCTCGCGCGATATGGCCTGGAGTTTTCTATGGCTTAGGCTTCGAGAATTTTCCATCGGAAATAAAGAGTTTCTTTAGTAAGCTAGTAAACGGAATCTGCGAGGAAAGACAACACAAACCGACATCCAGAAACGATTTTATTGATCTAATACTAGCTATGAAGACAGATGGTAAACTTACGTTTGCTGGTGATAATATTTGGGGTGATAAGAAAATTGAGCTTGAAGTTGATGACGATCTGGTAGTAGCTTTGGTAGTTGGTTTCTTTGCTGCTGGATTCGAAACGTCAAGTACTTCTTTAAGCATGTGTTTATACGAGTTAGCGAAGAATGAAGAAGCTCAAGCGAAAGCGCATGAAGAAATCGATGAATATTTGAAGAAAACTGATGGTAAAATCACTTATGAAAGCATAACTGAGATGCCATATCTAATGGCTTGTATGGAAGAGACCATTCGTCTTTATCCAGTCCTAGGGGTGATAACAAGGGAAGTGATGGCAGACTATACGATGCCTACAGGGGTGGTGTTGGAGAAAGGTTGCAGGGTGCACCTGCCGATATACCATCTGAACCGGAATCCGGAATGGTTCGAGGATCCGGAGAGTTTCCGTCCGGAGAGGCTGCAGGGGAAAGTGAGACCGTACACGTTTATGCCTTTTGGAGAGGGGCAGAGGATTTGTATCG GATACCTCCTAGCCAAGATGCAAGTGATCTCCGGTTTAATCTCGGTTCTCCGCAAGTACCGCGTATCACTCGCAGACGGGACGCCGCTCAAATTAAAAATGGAACCGAAAGCAACCGTTACACAGCCGACAGGAGGCGTCAAACTACGATTTACTAAACGAGAGAAGTTAGAATTAGCTATGTAG
- the LOC134674309 gene encoding protein adenylyltransferase SelO-like, whose product MKMEGELTVLKKNLTEWRFNQYPKYILLPIDENNDQICSNIKNVVFSEVTPCPLERNIQLVCVSEDALISILDMDPDIANREEFAEFIAGRKLPYGALPVAHRYGGHQYGMWVGQLGDGRAHILGEYINRLGERWQLQLKGSGLTPYSRAHDGRAVLRAALREMIACEACHFLGIPTVRAAGLVVSDEAVIRDVYFTGNPNRERAAILLRLAECWFRFGSLEILARNGELAVLRQLGDFIIKEHFPDIQLSDENRFIRLFSEVAHRTLDLVAKWQGFGFTHGLLNTDNMSILGITLDYGPFGFVDSYDGGFVANCSDGEGRYSLAKQPDVVVWNVGQLANALKPLLTSSQQVHMAHILKTLDTYCKNKILETFLLKIGLKEEKWGDEQLIEKLLDMMQKTGADFTATFRQLTELEPCEMVNETKLNEKWSLKRLSSHASWGCWLDQYRERLDKEAVDASSAGVFEDERRRRMLGVNPAYVPRNWLLQEAVNDAEKNDFRKARFLLDVMRRPYDVQPEAEARGFASQPPQWAYALKISCST is encoded by the exons ATGAAGATGGAAGGAGAATTAACAGTGTTAAAGAAAAATTTAACTGAATGGAGATTCAACCAATATCcaaaatacatattattgcCGATTGACGAAAACAATGATCAAATTTGTTCTAATATAAAGAATGTTGTCTTTTCTGAG GTTACACCGTGTCCGCTAGAGCGCAACATACAACTAGTGTGCGTCTCAGAGGATGCGCTAATCAGTATTCTAGATATGGATCCGGATATAGCTAATCGGGAGGAGTTTGCTGAATTTATTGCTGGTCGGAAGTTGCCGTACGGCGCCTTGCCCGTCGCTCAtcg ATATGGAGGCCACCAGTATGGAATGTGGGTTGGCCAGTTAGGGGATGGAAGAGCGCATATTCTTGGAGAATACATAAATAG ACTCGGTGAACGTTGGCAGCTACAGTTGAAGGGATCTGGGCTAACGCCGTATTCACGAGCGCACGATGGCCGAGCAGTTCTCCGGGCCGCTTTGAGGGAGATGATTGCTTGTGAAGCTTGCCATTTCTTAGGCATACCCACAGTGAGAGCGGCGGGGCTTGTCG TAAGCGACGAAGCAGTGATCCGAGACGTCTATTTCACTGGCAATCCGAATCGCGAGCGAGCGGCCATTCTGCTCCGGCTCGCCGAGTGCTGGTTCCGCTTTGGCTCGCTGGAAATACTGGCGAGGAATGGGGAACTCGCTGTACTGAGACAGCTCGGCGACTTTATTATAAag GAGCATTTTCCGGATATTCAACTCTCGGACGAAAATCGTTTCATAAGGCTGTTCTCCGAAGTCGCACATCGGACGTTGGATCTTGTGGCCAAATGGCAAG gCTTTGGATTCACCCACGGCCTACTAAACACGGATAATATGAGTATTCTGGGAATCACATTGGACTACGGTCCATTTGGCTTCGTCGACTCGTACGACGGTGGCTTTGTAGCCAACTGCTCCGATGGCGAGGGGAGATATTCACTGGCTAAACAACCTGAC GTAGTTGTGTGGAATGTTGGACAGCTGGCGAATGCACTGAAGCCACTGTTAACTTCTTCTCAGCAAGTTCACATGGCGCATATATTGAAGACATTGGATACATACTGCAAGAATAAAATACT ggaAACGTTCCTTTTGAAAATTGGCTTGAAAGAAGAAAAATGGGGAGATGAGCAACTGATCGAAAAATTACTAGATATGATGCAGAAAACTGGAGCTGACTTCACGGCTACATTCAGGCAACTTACAGAG ttggaACCTTGCGAAATGGTTAACGAAACTAAACTGAATGAGAAATGGTCACTGAAGCGCTTGTCCTCGCATGCTTCGTGGGGCTGCTGGTTAGACCAATACCGTGAAAGACTGGATAAAGAAGCag TTGACGCGAGCTCTGCTGGAGTATTCGAAGACGAGCGCCGCAGACGCATGCTCGGTGTGAATCCAGCGTATGTGCCGCGGAACTGGTTGCTGCAGGAAGCAGTAAACGACGCTGAAAAGAATGACTTTCGAAAG GCGCGTTTTCTATTGGATGTCATGCGTCGTCCTTATGATGTACAGCCAGAAGCCGAGGCTCGGGGGTTTGCATCGCAACCGCCACAGTGGGCATACGCCCTTAAAATAAGCTGTTCTACTTAA